One Loxodonta africana isolate mLoxAfr1 chromosome 4, mLoxAfr1.hap2, whole genome shotgun sequence genomic region harbors:
- the ESPL1 gene encoding separin isoform X1, whose product MRNFKGVNFGTLLSSQKEAEELLPELKEFLSKPPAGPPSCRYDVERRQACDAILRACNQQLTAKLACREHLGSLLELAELACHGYLMYTPQRPPLYLERILFIFLRNVAAQGGPEATLRLAQPLHACLMQCSHQAASQDYEAVARGSFSLLWKGAEALVEPRAAFSARLKALSFLVLLEDESTPCEVPHFASPTACRVVAAHQLFDSSGHGLSEADADFLEDLLSRHVIRVLVGEGGSCSGPLSPQRALCFLELTLEHCRRFCWSHHHSRATRVVKKAHGYLKNTDLAPSLQLCQLGVELLQVGEGGPQGVAKLLIKASAVLTASMEAPSPPLRALCDSCQFFLSGLERGSKRCHRPEAVLGLFAFLGSYCSLIRQLRDGVCGNSSKQQQSLVQMHFQGLHLYTVVVYDFAQGCQVADLADLAQIVESCKSTVVWMLEALEGLSGPELTDYLGMTASYTSNLAYSFYSHKLYAEACAISEPLCQHLGLAKPGACPEVPPEKLHRCFRLHVESLKKLGKQAQGCKMVTLWLAALRPCGPEHMAEPVNFWVRVKMDAARAGDKELQLKTLRDSLSDWDLETLSLLLREELQAYKAVRADTGQERFNVICDLLELSPEETPAGAWARATHLVELAQVLCYHNFAQQTDCSALDAIREALQLLKSVRPKAQTEDRLLDDKAQALLWLYICTLEAKMQEGIERDRRAQAPHNLEEFEVNDLNYEDKLQEDRFLYSNIAFNLAADAAQSKCLDQALALWKEVLTRGQAPGVRCLQQTAASLQILAALYQLVAKPLQTLEVLLLLRIVSKRLEDPAKVAGSSCHITQLLLMLGCPSYAQLYLKEAESSLRLLSRTTDTYLLLSLTCDLLRSQLYCTTQKVTEGASLLLSVLQDPGLQKSSKAWYLLRVQALQLVAVYLSLSSNTLPVSLWEQLCAQGWQTPEVALIDSHKLLRSILLLLLGSDVLSVQKVAVETSFLDYGENLVQKWQVLTEVLSCSEKLVSRLGHLGNVSEAKAFCLEALKLTMKLQIPRQCALFLVLKGELELARSDLDLCQSDLQQVLFLLESCTKFGGPAQHPDSVKKVHPQKGKQQAGVSCPPELLEEELFLRGPALELVATVAKEPGPTAPSTISSPILKTKPQASPGFLSHPPTCDCSLCASPVLSVVCLRWALVTAGVRLAMGHQAQGLDLLQTVLKGCPAATKRLAQALQASLNHRAPPDLSLLDEILAQAYTQLALESLSQPSDKSLGKILESGLKFVAARIPLLEPWRASLLLTQALAKLAGLNCCTTQLFASFWGWQPPVIKTPPASEPSKTQSKKHLTSATLPVHNTSLKGLEGGGPPCTPKPLGRVRQAGPRIPFTVFEEVFPMKSKPEVPKAPRVRQKVQTRLKVNFSDDSDLEDSVSAEAQLTEEPKRCGSASRGRGRTRKGSSSKANAVVVPGSVPGHPGPSGRSRSAKKVVSGHCEERAQRAPEIMRTIPEEELAGNQMEMSFEILRGSDGEDSASGKKAPAPGPDAAVGECEVLRRDFSKEELPTPCPDKKRNKDLGPRLQLPSAPVAIGLSTLDSICDSLSLAFRGVSHCPPSGLYAHLCRFLALCLGHRDPYATAFLVTESVSITCRHQLLTHLHRQLSKAQKHQGSLEVSEQLQRLSLQEKAGDVPLAHIQRLFSFRASGSGHFPQPEKESFKERLALIPSGVTVCVLALATLQPGTVGNTLLLTRLEKDNPPVTVQIPTSQSKLSLSSALKEFDAIQKEQKENSSCTDKREWWKGRLELDHRMEVLITSLEKYVLGCWRGLLLPSSEDPGLGQEASHLEELLQECGWKYPNPTLLKILLSGASTLTPQDIQALAYGLCPAQPERARELLSEAVGHLQGLTVPSNRHLVLVLDKDLQKLPWETMPSLRALPLTRLPSFRFLLTYSIIKEVRLKSGASSVLSQGVDPRSTFYVLNPHNNLSSTEEQFRATFSSEAGWRGVVGETPSPEQVQAALTEHDLYIYAGHGAGARFLDGQAVLRLSCRAVALLFGCSSAALAVHGNLEGAGIVLKYIMAGCPLFLGNLWDVTDRDIDRYTAALLQGWLGAGPGAPLLYYVSQARQAPRLKYLIGAAPVAYGLPVSLR is encoded by the exons ATGAGGAACTTTAAAGGAGTCAACTTTGGGACTCTGCTAAGCAGTCAGAAGGAAGCTGAAGAGTTGCTGCCTGAATTGAAG GAGTTCCTGTCCAAGCCTCCAGCTGGTCCTCCCAGCTGCCGATATGATGTAGAAAGAAGACAAGCCTGTGATGCTATCCTGAGGGCTTGCAATCAGCAGCTGACTGCCAAACTGGCTTGCCGTGAACACCTGGGGAGCCTGCTGGAGCTGGCAGAACTGGCCTGCCATGGCTACTTGATGTATACTCCCCAACGCCCTCCCCTCTACTTAGAACGCATTCTCTTCATCTTCTTGCGGAATGTTGCCGCACAGGGCGGCCCAGAGGCTACGCTTCGCCTCGCCCAGCCCCTGCATGCCTGCTTGATGCAGTGCTCTCACCAAGCTGCTTCCCAGGACTATGAGGCTGTGGCCCGGGGCAGCTTTTCTCTGCTTTGGAAGGgggcagaagccctggtggagccgaGAGCTGCATTCTCAGCTCGGCTGAAGGCCTTGAGCTTCCTAGTGCTCTTAGAAGATGAAAGTACCCCCTGTGAGGTTCCCCACTTTGCTTCTCCAACAGCCTGTCGAGTAGTAGCTGCCCATCAGCTGTTTGATTCCAGTGGGCATGGTTTGAGTGAAGCAGATGCTGATTTCCTAGAAGACCTGCTCTCCAGGCATGTGATCAGAGTCTTGGTGGGTGAGGGAGGGAGCTGTTCTGGCCCCCTTTCTCCCCAGAGGGCCCTCTGCTTCTTAGAGCTCACCCTGGAACATTGTCGTCGTTTCTGCTGGAGCCACCACCACAGCAGGGCCACCAGAGTGGTCAAAAAGGCCCATGGTTACCTAAAGAACACAGATCTGGCCCCCAGTCTCCAGCTGTGCCAGCTGGGGGTTGAGCTGCTGCAGGTCGGAGAGGGAGGACCCCAGGGAGTGGCCAAGCTTCTGATCAAGGCATCAGCTGTCCTGACTGCCAGTATGGAGGCACCATCACCACCGCTGCGGGCATTGTGTGACAGCTGCCAGTTCTTCCTCTCAGGCCTGGAGAGAGGCTCCAAGAGGTGCCACAGACCTGAAGCTGTTCTGGGCCTCTTCGCTTTCCTTGGCAGCTACTGCTCCCTTATCCGGCAGCTGCGGGATGGT gTCTGTGGGAACTCCTCTAAGCAGCAGCAGTCTTTGGTTCAGATGCACTTTCAGGGACTTCACCTCTACACTGTGGTGGTTTATGACTTTGCTCAAGGCTGTCAG GTAGCTGATTTGGCTGACCTGGCCCAGATAGTGGAGAGTTGCAAATCAACTGTTGTCTGGATGCTGGAGGCCTTAGAGGGTCTGTCAGGCCCAGAGCTGACGGACTATCTGGGGATGACTG CTTCTTACACCAGTAACTTGGCCTACAGCTTCTATAGTCACAAGCTCTATGCCGAGGCTTGTGCCATCTCTGAGCCCCTCTGTCAGCACTTGGGCTTGGCGAAGCCAGGCGCCTGTCCTGAGGTGCCTCCTGAGAAG CTGCATAGGTGCTTCCGGCTACATGTGGAGAGTTTGAAGAAACTGGGTAAGCAGGCCCAGGGCTGCAAGATGGTGACTTTGTGGCTGGCAGCCCTGAGGCCCTGTGGCCCTGAACACATGGCTGAGCCAGTCAACTTCTGGGTTCGGGTCAAGATGGATGCGGCCAGGGCTGGAGACAAGGAGCTACAGCTGAA GACTCTGCGTGACAGCCTGAGTGACTGGGACCTGGAGACCCTCAGCCTTCTGCTCAGGGAGGAGCTGCAGGCCTACAAGGCAGTGCGGGCTGACACAGGGCAGGAACGGTTCAACGTCATCTGTGACCTGTTGGAGCTGAGCCCTGAGGAGACACCTGCTGGGGCGTGGGCGCGAGCCACCCACCTGGTGGAACTGGCTCAAGTGCTCTGCTACCACAACTTTGCCCAGCAGACTGACTG CTCTGCCCTGGATGCTATCCGGGAAGCCCTGCAGCTTCTGAAGTCTGTGAGGCCCAAGGCCCAAACTGAGGATCGGCTCCTGGACGATAAAGCACAGGCCCTGCTGTGGCTCTACATCTGCACCCTGGAGGCCAAAATGCAGGAA GGTATTGAGCGGGATCGGAGAGCCCAGGCCCCTCATAACCTGGAGGAATTTGAAGTCAATGATCTGAACTATGAAGATAAACTCCAAGAAGATCGTTTCCTGTACAGTAACATTGCCTTCAACCTGGCTGCAGATGCTG CTCAGTCCAAATGCCTGGATCAAGCCCTGGCCCTGTGGAAGGAGGTGCTTACAAGGGGGCAGGCCCCAGGTGTACGGTGTCTCCAGCAGACAGCAGCCTCGCTGCAAATCCTCGCAGCCCTCTATCAACTGGTGGCAAAG CCCCTGCAGACTCTGGAGGTGCTCCTGCTTCTACGAATCGTCTCCAAGAGACTGGAGGACCCCGCGAAGGTAGCTGGCTCCTCCTGCCACATCACCCAGCTCCTCTTGATGCTCGGCTGTCCCAGCTATGCCCAG TTGTACCTAAAAGAGGCAGAATCAAGCCTGAGGCTTCTCAGTCGTACCACTGACACGTACCTGCTCCTTAGCCTGACCTGTGATCTACTTCGAAGTCAACTCTACTGTACTACTCAGAAG GTGACTGAGGGTGCCTCTCTGCTGCTGTCTGTGCTTCAGGATCCTGGTCTCCAGAAGTCATCTAAGGCTTGGTACTTGCTGCGGGTCCAGGCCCTGCAGTTGGTGGCAGTCTACCTTAGCCTCTCCTCGAACACCCTTCCAGTCTCCCTGTGGGAGCAGCTCTGTGCCCAAG GCTGGCAGACACCCGAGGTAGCGCTCATCGACTCCCATAAACTCCTCCGAAGCATCCTCCTCCTGCTACTGGGTAGTGATGTGCTCTCAGTTCAAAAAGTGGCTGTGGAGACATCATTTCTGGACTATG GTGAAAATCTGGTACAAAAATGGCAGGTTCTTACAGAGGTGCTGAGCTGCTCAGAGAAGCTGGTCTCCCGCCTGGGCCACCTGGGCAATGTGAGCGAAGCCAAGGCCTTTTGCTTGGAGGCCCTAAAACTGACGATGAAGCTACAGATACCACGCCA GTGTGCCCTGTTCCTGGTGCTGAAGGGGGAGCTGGAGCTGGCACGCAGTGACCTGGACCTCTGTCAGTCAGACCTGCAGCAGGTTCTGTTCTTGCTGGAGTCATGTACAA AGTTTGGTGGGCCTGCCCAGCACCCGGACTCTGTGAAGAAGGTCCACCCTCAGAAGGGGAAGCAGCAGGCCGGGGTCTCCTGTCCTCCAGAGCTCCTGGAGGAGGAGCTCTTCCTAAGAGGCCCTGCTCTGGAGCTGGTGGCCACTGTGGCCAAGGAGCCTGGCCCCACAGCACCGTCTACTATCTCCTCCCCGATCCTGAAAACCAAGCCCCAGGCTAGCCCTGGCTTCCTATCCCACCCGCCCACCTGTGACTGTTCACTCTGTGCCAGTCCTGTCCTCTCAGTAGTCTGTCTGCGCTGGGCTTTGGTCACAGCAGGGGTGAGGCTGGCCATGGGCCATCAGGCCCAGGGTCTGGACCTGCTGCAGACTGTACTGAAGGGTTGCCCTGCAGCCACTAAGCGCCTCGCTCAAGCTCTACAGGCTTCCCTGAATCACAGAGCACCCCCTGACCTGAGCCTCTTGGATGAGATCTTGGCTCAAGCATACACACAGCTGGCACTGGAGAGCCTGAGCCAGCCATCAGACAAGAGCCTGGGTAAGATCCTAGAGTCAGGGCTGAAGTTTGTGGCAGCGCGGATACCCCTCCTGGAGCCCTGGCGAGCCAGCCTGCTGTTGACTCAAGCCCTTGCAAAGCTGGCTGGCCTCAACTGCTGTACTACCCAACTTTTTGCAAGCTTCTGGGGCTGGCAGCCACCAGTAATAAAGACCCCCCCAGCCTCAGAGCCATCTAAGACTCAGAGCAAAAAACATCTGACCTCTGCTACACTGCCTGTCCATAACACCTCTTTgaagggcctggaaggtggaggaCCACCCTGTACACCCAAGCCCCTAGGCCGGGTTAGGCAGGCTGGCCCTCGCATCCCTTTTACTGTGTTTGAAGAAGTCTTCCCTATGAAGAGCAAGCCTGAGGTTCCCAAGGCCCCCAGGGTACGACAGAAGGTCCAGACGCGCCTCAAG GTGAACTTCAGTGATGACAGTGACTTGGAAGACTCTGTCTCAGCTGAGGCACAGCTTACAGAAGAGCCTAAGAGATGTGGCTCTGCTTCCCGGGGCCGGGGCCGGACTAGGAAGGGCTCAAGCTCGAAGGCTAATGCGGTGGTTGTCCCAGGTAGTGTCCCTGGGCACCCTGGCCCAAGTGGCAGGAGTCGGAGCGCCAAGAAGGTGGTATCAGGACATTGTGAAGAGCGGGCCCAGAGGGCCCCCGAGATCATGAGGACTATCCCAGAGGAGGAACTGGCTGGCAACCAGATGGAAATGAGCTTTGAGATCCTCAGGGGTTCAGATGGGGAAGATTCAGCCTCAG GTAagaaggcaccagctccaggaccTGATGCAGCCGTAGGAGAATGTGAGGTATTGAGACGGGATTTCAGCAAGGAGGAGCTGCCCACTCCGTGCCCAGACAAGAAACGCAACAAGGACCTCGGCCCTCGTCTCcagctcccctcagcccctgtaGCCATTG GTCTCTCCACCCTGGATTCCATCTGTGACTCACTGAGCCTTGCTTTCCGTGGGGTCAGTCACTGCCCTCCTAGTGGACTGTATGCTCACCTCTGCCGCTTCCTGGCCTTGTGTCTGGGCCACCGGGATCCCTATGCCACTGCCTTCCTTGTCACCGAGTCTGTCTCTATCACCTGTCGCCACCAGCTGCTCACCCACCTCCACAGGCAGCTCAG CAAGGCCCAGAAGCACCaaggatcactggaagtgtcagAGCAGCTGCAGAGGCTAAGCCTCCAGGAGAAGGCTGGAGATGTCCCCCTGGCCCACATCCAGCGCCTCTTTTCCTTCAGAGCTTCGGGATCTGGCCACTTTCCCCAGCCCGAGAAGGagagtttcaaggagcgcctggctctGATCCCCAGTG gggtgactgtgtgtgtgttggcCCTGGCCACCCTCCAGCCTGGAACTGTGGGCAACACCCTCCTGCTGACCCGGCTGGAAAAAGACAATCCCCCGGTCACTGTGCAGATCCCCACTTCCCAAAGCAAG CTTTCTCTGAGCTCAGCCCTAAAGGAGTTTGATGCCATCCAGAaggaacagaaagagaacagcagctGTACTGACAAGCGAGAATGGTGGAAGGGGCGACTCGAACTGGATCATAGGATGGAG GTTCTCATCACTTCCCTAGAGAAGTATGTGTTGGGCTGCTGGCGGGGGCTGTTGCTGCCATCCAGTGAGGACCCAGGCCTTGGCCAGGAGGCTTCCCATTTAGAGGAGTTGCTGCAGGAATGTGGCTGGAAATATCCCAATCCCACTCTGCTGAAA ATCCTGCTCAGCGGTGCCAGTACTCTCACCCCTCAGGACATTCAGGCCTTGGCCTATGGTCTGTGCCCAGCCCAGCCGGAGAGAGCCCGAGAGCTCCTAAGTGAGGCAGTGGGACATCTACAAGGTCTGACAGTGCCAAGCAATAGGCACCTTGTCTTGGTGCTAGATAAG GACCTGCAGAAGCTGCCATGGGAGACCATGCCCAGCCTCCGGGCACTGCCTCTCACCCGTCTGCCCTCCTTCCGCTTTCTACTCACCTACTCCATCATCAAAGAGGTGAGGCTCAAG TCCGGGGCCTCATCAGTGCTGAGCCAAGGCGTGGATCCACGTAGCACCTTCTATGTCCTGAACCCTCACAATAACCTGTCAAGCACAGAGGAGCAATTTCGAGCCACTTTTAGCAG TGAAGCCGGCTGGAGAGGGGTGGTTGGGGAGACCCCAAGCCCGGAGCAGGTGCAGGCGGCCCTGACGGAGCATGACTTATATAT CTATGCAGGACATGGGGCTGGTGCCCGCTTCCTAGATGGGCAGGCTGTCCTGCGGCTAAGCTGCCGGGCAGTGGCCCTGCTGTTTGGCTGCAGCAGTGCGGCCCTGGCTGTGCATGGAAACCTGGAGGGAGCTGGCATTGTGCTCAAGTATATCATGGCTGGCTG CCCCTTGTTTCTGGGTAATCTCTGGGATGTGACTGACCGTGACATTGATCGCTACACGGCGGCTCTGCTGCAGGGCTGGCTTGGAGCAGGTCCAGGGGCCCCCCTTCTCTACTATGTCAGCCAGGCCCGCCAGGCTCCCAGACTCAAGTATCTTATTGGAGCTGCACCAGTCGCCTATGGCTTGCCTGTCTCTCTCCGGTAA